Proteins encoded together in one Oenanthe melanoleuca isolate GR-GAL-2019-014 chromosome 7, OMel1.0, whole genome shotgun sequence window:
- the FKBP7 gene encoding peptidyl-prolyl cis-trans isomerase FKBP7, translating into MAPLPAPPPPPPRGGGAAQLRRGGRGGSGGAARPAGRSASPMRAGRAPGPAAPRLLPTSLPLPERRGRPEEPPAPRPLPGPGSAPRPARLRRSGGAGSAPAPRRAGDSATPAAAASDMGRGLGLLLLPLALLAATARAEGGSAAEEEVHIEVLHLPEPCSPKSKKGDLLNAHYDGFLASDGSKFYCSRTQNEGHPKWFVLGVGQVIKGLDIAMMNMCPGEKRKVRIPPSLAYGQQGYAQGKIPPNATLIFEIELYAVRKGPRSVEAFNQIDKDGDKKLSELEISQYLKEEFARDGKKRHPSAHDEILADIFKKNDHDGDGFISAKEYNVYQHDEL; encoded by the exons ATGGCTCCGCTCCCGGCCCCACCGCCGCCTCCCCCGCGCGGAGGCGGAGCCGCTCAGCTCAggcgcggcggccgcggcggctccggcggcgccgcccgccccgcggggcgctctgcatcccccatgcgcgccggccgcgctcccggccccgccgccccgcggcTGCTGCCGACGTCCCTTCCACTTCCTGAGCGCAGAGGGCGGCCCGAGGAaccgcccgccccgcggccgctgccggggccgggctcagccccacgTCCGGCGCGGCTGAGGCGGAGCGGCGGCGCTGGCTCGGCCCCCGCCCCTCGGCGCGCCGGGGACAGTGCCACGCCGGCGGCCGCTGCGAGCGACATGGGCCGGGGGCTgggcctgctgctgctgccgctggcGCTGCTGGCGGCCACGGCGCGGGCCGAGGGCGGCTCGGCGGCGGAGGAGGAGGTTCACATAGAGGTGCTGCACCTCCCcgagccctgcagccccaagaGCAAGAAGGGCGACCTGCTGAACGCGCACTATGACGGATTCCTGGCCAGCGACGGGTCCAAGTTCTACTGCAG tcGGACACAAAATGAAGGTCATCCAAAATGGTTTGTTCTGGGTGTTGGACAAGTCATAAAAGGCTTAGATATTGCTATGATGAATATGTGTCCTGGAGAAAAACGGAAAGTGAGAATTCCGCCGTCATTAGCATATGGACAGCAAGGATACG CACAGGGCAAGATTCCACCCAATGCAACACTGATCTTTGAGATTGAACTTTATGCAGTACGTAAGGGACCTCGTAGTGTTGAAGCATTTAATCAAATAGACAAAGATGGTGACAAGAAACTCTCTGAACTTGAG aTAAGCCAGTATTTGAAAGAAGAATTTGCAAGAGATGGCAAAAAACGTCATCCCTCTGCCCATGATGAAATCTTAGCTGATATATTTAAGAAGAATGACCATGATGGAGATGGCTTCATATCAGCAAAGGAGTACAATGTCTACCAGCACGATGAACTGTAA